From the Helianthus annuus cultivar XRQ/B chromosome 17, HanXRQr2.0-SUNRISE, whole genome shotgun sequence genome, the window tagctcttttaaaaacttagcatgagtcgacactaaacaatgattttcaaaagaaggtgacaagagattaattttgTGGCAACCCGAAATTTCAAGGTCTTATCGTATACCGTTTTCTCTCATGATTCGTCCAGCATTATAATTATGTGTACGTTTTGTGGATTAGTCATACATATTGATTTCGTTGCATGGTTATGTTTATAAAAGTGTTGCATATTCATGTTCATAAAATTCTTCGTGGCTTCTCAACTCAATATGAGTTTCAACATTAGgataaaatatattaatttaagGTGTTTTGGCATTTGATATGTTATTGAGAAAACAGGCGTAATATGAGACCAAGATTCAAACAAAAAGCCATTTTTGATATATTGTTATCTTCAACCATCTCAAAATTAATATTAATTTAATGTTGAAATTTAATATTATCATCTAATTCATTTAAATATGATGGCACGTGATTTAGAGAAAGAAATTCAACTCAACATGAGTTTTGACTTATTCATCGTGCATgttaggtatatatatatatatatatatatatcacattaAATACAAATCTAGTTGTACTAAAATTATTGTAAATCAGTGGGATATAGGCTGAAGGTATTAGCTGGGCTCGGCCCACTCGGTTAAACACCTGCATACCTTTAAACTCTTATATTACTTAACAATAGAAAACAAACAAACCCTATTTCCCTTCCTTGTTCCTCTCGGCGACTGCAGCAAAGGAAACCCCTCCCAATCGTTCGTGTGATCTCTCCTGCTTGTAACTTCTTGACTAGTAAGGTTAGTGTTAGTTTTGAGCTTCTTTTTGATTGTCTCGGCTAGCATAGCATCTCCTCGGGTTGTCGTAATTCGCTGGTAATATCTGATTTGTTCAAGAATTGTTTAGTTAGGTTACGAATGATCTAAGTGCATGGACATGTAACGTGATTTTGTGTGTGAGTCGATATTATTAGATCAAACCCTTTAACTTAATTAAATCCATGCTGAACAACTTGTAAGCTAGGGATGAATGTCAACGGGTTCTGTGATCTTGGAAACGGGAAGTTATGGGTCCAACATGATGTTTGATAGTAACAGGTTGTTTGATAAATTGTTGGTGGTTGCTTGACTTTATGTAAAGTTAGTGCCATATATGAATATAGGTGCCATCTTTGAGTATGTATAATATGTGATACATAATAAATATTGCTGTAACATTAGGGATTAACGGTCCAATAGAATTGAGGTTAATTGGTTTGATAAGGCTTGATAACTATGAATGAGAAAATAATGGTGGCCCATGTGTGTAGCATTGATCTAATCAAACATAGTGGATATCCTTATAATATTGTTAGTGATAGAGGTTAGGTGAGGCCGATAGTTGTTGGTATGACATAATGAACACAAAAATTGTTTAAATGATTACGGTATTACTTGCTATTATCGAATAGAATGGATAAATGGGTTAGGGTCCATGTGCACGAACATTAGTATGGAATTGCATGATAACCAAGATAAAGGGGGTGGTTCTCTTGTTGTTAAATTGTAAAATGGTGGTGTGATAAATGTAGTTGGTAACTCGTTGATTAGGATGCATTAACTGTAAAACATGTAATTAATCTCATGAGTTATGACTAGTGTAAACTAACTTGCAAAATAAACGAATAAATCGTTGAGTCATATCAAATGCACAATAACCTGGGCTGAATGTTATGATGGGTCGCACTTTAAAACATTGGGCCACAAGCCCAACTGAGTTCATAGTTTAGAACAGGCCATACAACCTTGGTTGAGTTGTGATACGCTAATGGGTTGCACACGCACACTTAAATTGGTTTTAGTTTGGGCTTATGTGGTGGGCCGCATGTCTTTGGTATGGAGCCTGTATATCATTGGTTTCGCACCAAGGAAAGTGTATGATCAGAATGTTGTAACTTATGTGTGAATGGAACATGACTATTCAATTTGATATTATGATAGGTACATGACTAGGTGATGTTATGCAAACGGGTTAGGTGTATGATCAAAGTGAAATGTGTACACGTGATTTTGTTTACTAGAATATGTAAAGATGTGTGACTGATTGTTCATACCCAAACTGATTGTTGCATGATAATCACATTAGGATTGGTCGATTGAGTTGGATCATACGTAACTaacttaccgagcaaaccaaaggtgagttcactgctcttttctaagcatgcatcccgggaaggGATATTGGGTAACGTTCCAGGGTGGAATgcaggttattgggatgttggttattactcagtttctatcatataagaccccttacatctaccgacagttgccgggaaggcaacgaggttattagttgatagcgctattaggtttggcaccctcacaccgtctcagggaggtcgggcgtgaactaatttccttaaagcatgaccaatgttttgatagagacattggggttgggcaaacacatcttgtagccatttcggtaatcgagttaataacaacatcaaatcaaattattgaactattgaactgttgaactgttttatacacatacctggtaactaaacgcgttaacaaaactttgaactcaccagcgtcgtctgacacacttgtctgcatgcttgtaggtcgttagatgtcttggatgggaacttgctgtctggagtagctggagtggtcatgggtcgactgtagggattcatgtgattgaactattgatatcatacattggtttttgaaactgtttatcattggtttactatttgcttccgctgaacatgttggttttcatttaaatttGTTGATGATATTTTACattaataattaaggattttatttgcaacttgtacgcgttcaatgtaattagtggctcattattggtacgtcacacgcctaaaagggacattccctaggtggtattttgggggtgtgacaaatttcttcaaaattagactcttcttgaattttaacgttatcgtcctcacctttttcgttgtttaactcatgtgtcggtttttcacttatttgttcttccatttttacattttcaactatctctacattattattacaatttgattcttctcttgcgcgggactcctcttcccttgtgcgagattcttttatgcaacgttcgatagttttaagtttttctattatcctatcggctatgtcggtgatagagtaaggatcgggatcctcaaagcttgaatccggttgttcgatccttggttcctcaaagtacccatatgaagtagatggttcgcaCCATTGTCCTTCAtcgtaagcatatgatggataagggtcgtaattttgttcttcatagtactcatatgaggtgggttgttcatgccatggttcctcataataagtgtatgaaggtggtggctcatatcttgaatcctcaaagtatgagtatgagggttcataccttggttcatcaaaatatgagtatgagggagaaggttcatacctttggtcttcataagatgtgtatgaagtcgatggctcatacctgggctcctcataatagttgtatgaattggatggttgaaataagttacaatattgtaccgagtgcgggtcaccacaattagtgcaatagtctctcatataatcatcctcctcatagttgtagttgtagcctcctgagtattgatccataggaatcactcaacagaccacaactgagtctcgggatcagaaaacagaaataaagacggaaacagaagctgggcacggccccgtgttcagggtctgtatctgggcgttttaataaaagttactggtctcgttgagcacgggggcgtgttcagtgagtaCGGCCCCCTGTTCAGACTCtctatctgggtatctaactaaaaatatgcaacacggcccctgtaaatgcaaactaaactaaaatgtagaaaaatgtgcgcgcgttttaaaaaggttttgaaaaacagattaggccgtcgattttaaactttcttaaaatccttgtgtccccggcaacggcgccaaaaacttgatgtgcgtaagtgtgtatatattttagatgtatattttaagccctttttacacttttagccaagttttaaatttataaaacacgatatttactaacactaaacacacatatgggcaagtgcacccatcgtggacgtagtatagtgttggtaagataccgaggtcgtccaaggacacaagagcttttagtaccggtttatcctcaacgtctaatcaaatcaaaatgttagaaaagatttttaaactaagaaaataaaactaactaaaatgctgaaaataaaataaaaataaaaacagatagacaagatgaatcacttggatccgactcgtgtgttagggtaacctttgattattttcgcacttttgcacttatttaagagattatcttagttattgtagtaggcccctcttttgaaggtgacgttaccctcaacccagtagtttgagtcagcaaggatacaatcctaaagggtcggattattgaaagataattaattaagttattaatgcataatgtggtaggccccttttttgaaggtgacgttaccctcagctaagtagtctaagtcagcagggatacagtcctaagtagctgagttaaagttttaaaagtagtttaacttatgaggagatcaaagagtttggacccccgccatccaatacctttgggtattgaaggaggtcctactaaatttgacccaggtcctttgcaggatctatacactgaacaatggcaagactcttaccaaaccgttcccttaacccccgaccaggtagccaacatacctccatatagaccgtggagatatgaatggtgaaaatcttttattttatatagacagtaaaataatgccaagacaccacggacaaatgataaggaagaatcaccttcaacataagaaactagtaattaaagtcattaatacaaaaccaattaaaaattgcaaaagattaaaaataaaaagtattacactaaacacttgtcttcaccaagtgatgtaagaggcttaggcaaacatggcctttgattgtcaagaactcttacgatcaatcttggatcctgagacgactcacacactctatgatggacaatggatgatggtggtggatgatggtgttatggttgtggtgggtggtgggtgaagtgtgagagaggcggtgtgccaagggatgagttgaaatggctccaaacactcctatttataggctgaacagaagctcgggcacggccccgtggccatcctcgtctctctcttcattaattttaattcgcaattacaataaatgcgcctgcaggaagttgaccacgcccccgtgtccgctgggcacggccccgtggtgagcagtAGAAGCtactaaaggtttgtcttttctgctgctacttgggcacggtcccgtgctcgctgagcacggggcgtgttcagtcttctgttttcttagttttgcttgggaagatattgttgaggggtcgggcattccacttttgttccttttcttgtatttatgttagatttagctgtctttttgcttcttttgttaatttgagctcatttaatcctgaaaatacaaaaggaagacaaaagcacactttttccaagattagtactaaaaaagggttagttttatgccacaattgatataatttatatgttgcattttgcgcatatcaataAACGATGTATAAAAGATTCGTTTCATtacgatcaaagtctcggattttacaacgatacaacgaaatacgattacaaggaatacaagatttccaaaaatagaaatacaagacgagactttctaaatatggaaagtacgaAGAAACAGGGCGTTACAGTAAGGCCTCATGGGCCGTCATTTTCGTTTTGTACTCATTTaccttttattattttttacttGACCATGATAGCATCACGTCATTTCTTTTATTCGTGACCCGAGGGTTattttggtcccgtagacctttacACTGCTTATAACCCGAAGGTTATggtgatcccgtagatcatcccTTTACTTTTATCattcttaaaatatatttttggtgtcAAAGCACCCTTTTGATGTTTAAAAGTCGTTTGTTTTCATGTTAAAATTCATTATCTTCAACCGTAGTTCATGACTACATCCGTAGTTCTTGACTATAATTTATAAACATAATAGGTCATTACTATAATAATACAGGATTCCAGGCTAGGCAGTCGTTTCCATCAACTGAGTAAAACCCTAGTTAATTCGTGCTTCattaatttagttaattaatttacTTTTAATTTGCAagtttaggatatttagaaaaccCCCCAACAACTATAAAAATGTTTAGTGCCGTGTCTGTGCCAGTCTAGGTCTAGATAGAGTCTAGTTAGCGTAATTAGAgcgtctcgtgggttcgatactcagACTTACTTTAGCTATACTGCATTTATCGGTACACTTGGCGGTTGTGTGATCTAAGTTTAGAGAGTCTgtctttataaatttaaaacttaacgTGTCTAGTTTAGGTTAATATTAGTATTCTTATTTGAAAACTTTAGCACATCAACCACCAATGCTCCACCTCCTAAACCCATACCCACCTCCACCAAATCACCACAACCACCATAACAACACAATAGCAGGACCAAAACTCCCTATTTTCCTCCTTCCCTCCTATGCCGACAAACCCACTCCCACTCCACCATCACCAAGCACCACCTACGCCACCGAGTAACACCACCATACGCACAATAGCAGCAGACGACGACGGTAGTAGCCGGAGCCGCAGATGACAGCAGTATTTGGAGGTTGTGGTTAATAACCAATGGGGACGGAAGTCCAGTTGTCACCGGCGGCAATAACCAAAACGAGGTTAACGTTTGTTGCAGATTTGTGTGAATTTTGTTGGATTAAGTTGATTTGAATGTGTTGGTTTTTGGTTTCCGTGTGGGGAGGTTAACGTTTGATTCGAACATGTATAACCGGCATCACGTTATTGATAACTGTATTTTAAAGTTCTGTTTTTATTGGTTTTATGTAGTTGAATTTGTGGAAATGGAATTGGGGTTGATTCGGGTAAGGGTTTCTAGTAATGGTGGGGTGGAAGTTGGTAATGTTTGGTGGTGAAAGGTGGGATGGTAGTGGTTGTGaaaggtggatggtggtggtaaAAGGTAGAGATGGTGGAGGTAATGAAGAGTGGAGAAGATGAAGTGCGTGGGTGGGGTGGGTCCCGCATAAATTTCTAAATATTAATTAGAGtgaattgccaaaatcgtccctgaggtttaggatcgtttgctattttcatccaaaatgacttTTTTGTATCATATCGCCCTCCACGTTTgcaactttttgccattttcatccaattcACTAACATGGTTTATTTTTTTGTTGACtgagattttttttatatttattctaacaattaaataaaaaacaaaaaaacaataattataaaacctaccccaccccaccccactccccccccctctctctctgtTAAGCTCtgcaactctctctctctctctctaaacctcATCATTatttcatttttctcaacaaaccTTCCACAAAAAATCGTAAACCACCACTTGAATCTACTGGAAACTAACCAGCACATCCACCACCATAAATTGACCACCTCCACCACTAGAAACCGACCCTACCTCCACCTCCATTGCCCACAACAACCATCAACAAACCCTTACGCtctgttcccgagttaacttaaTGAGGGAAAAGATAAGAAAGTAAAACTGAGAAAGGAAAGGacgagaaagaaaaaaaaagatgtCTTTCTCCCCATTTCCTTCCAAATCGAAAGGAAAGAAAAAAACCAAAGAATTTAGCCTAGTTTTCCtttcatttcctttcttttccttccttaaatgaaacttgggaacacgacatgttttattttccttccttaaatgaaactctggaacacaaaatatttttactttctttttgtttcttttccttACCTTCCATtagtaaactctggaacacagtgtTAAAGACTCATTTTTAAGTGGGGGGATTTTTTGCTACATGAAAATACACGCCATTCCGGCTTCCTTCTTCGGGTCCATAGAGCTCGTTTTTGACCCCTTGCCTTTGTGATTTTTAGCACTGTTGTTAGGAGACAGGATTTGGATTTGGGATTTTGTGAAATTTCCCCATCGGTTAGAGAAGGAGACGCTCATCCATCTAAATTAGGTTCAAATTAGGGacttcattttttgaaatctggGAGACGTCATCCTTATCGACCTAAGAATGCCATAGATTAACAGTAGGGGAGGTGGAGACATTCACAATTTTGCTTGCAGGAGAAATCGCACCATCCTCGTTCTTCAATACTTGGGCATGCTCCATAATTGGGGTCGATAGACATCCATAGTACACACCCGATTGTTGTGCAGGTTGGATTAGTGAAGTAGCAGGAGGGATAAGCAGATTTGGTAGTGAAAATTGAGGGATTTCTTCCTTAGATGAAGAATTTTCGGACATGGAAAAGAGAGGCCGCTTgaaagagttttttttttaaagaaagagGGTCAGAGAGAGAGACAGGTGGGTTTCAGTTGATGATGATGGGTTTCAGTTGGTTAAAGGTTTAAAAATATAGAATggaaaataaaaaacagaaataAAAGTTAAATGTTCAAATTGCCCCTtgattaacagaaaaaataaaccaTGTTAGTAATTTGgttgaaaatggcaaaaagttgcAAACGTGTAGggcaatatggtacaaaaaaagtcattttggatgaaaatgacaaatgaGCCTAAACCTCtgggacgattttgacaatttactctattAATTATGTTTCTTTTTAAgtttttagttattaatttaaCAGTAAGAGTATTTAAGTTATTTCACACccactttttttttgaacggcaaatttggatcactgatggaccactggagtatcatcgtgccaccaacggaaccacccgatcatatccatctccactaggcataatgcctatacaccaattcaggaggaaacccaataaatatgggaaaaacccccttgtgagaatcgaacccagaaCCTATTGGTCTAAAATCTTATCTCacccccaagataccactagaCTATAAAGCCATGGatatttcacacccacttaataCTAAAAACTAAGTTCATCCACACTAGAGCCTATTCAAAAACGAATATGTACAAGTTAACAACTATAACGCTGTGTTCCCGAGTTAAGTTAAGGGGagaaaagaatggattctctcattttcttttcttttctctccatttctttccaaattggaaagattAAGTTTAGGCAAAAAACATCTCattttctcttctcttctctcctTTAATAAAACTCTGGAACACAACTAAAATTTTTTACTTCCAAATCTTTTCTTTTCTCTCATTTAATCAAACTCAGAAACACAGTGTAAGTGTAACTTTAAAAGTGTTCTACCTATAAATAGAGCAAACCACAAACCACAGGACTATTCAAACATTTTTCACTATTTAACAATTATATCACAGTGGATAAGAAAAGCCCATCCTTTTTCCTTCTGCACGGAAACGCTATCTCTATCTCTATTCGTCAAAACCGGTAACAATGTCCATCGTCGCCGGCCGGATTACTCCCATCAATGCCACCATGTCCCCCCAGTTCCACCGCCCCTCCCCCACCGCAATCCTCCCTCTTCGCCTCCACAAAACCCACATCTCCCTCCACTGCTCCAACTCCTCATTCCTCAACCCTATCCGTCTATCACCCGTCACCCGACCCACCACCCGGAAACCCACATCCATCCAAATGAGCATGGAGGCCGGGGTGGGTTTGATGGGCACCAAACTGGGAATGATGACGTTCTTCGAACCCACCGGAAAAGTGGTTCCGGTGACTGTTATAGGGTTTCGTGAAGGGAATGTTGTGACACAGGTATGTATGTATTAGGATAAGTAaataaactttatatatatatatatatatatcaaaatatTATTATGTTTATATATACACAGAGTatacataaagtttatttatatCTCTCAGGTGAAGACGGATGAGACAGATGGGTACAATGCCGTTCAAATCGGGTACAGACGGGTCCGGGACAAGAAGCTGACTAAACCCGAGATGGGTCACTTGGAGAAATCTGGGGTGATTCCATTGAGGCATTTGCAGGAGTTCCGGTTGCCGTCAGTTGATGGGTTTGAGCCGAATCAAAAGTTGGTGTTGGAAGAGTTGTTTAAGGAAGGTGATTTGGTTGATGTGTCTGGTACCACCATTGGCAAAGGGTTTCAAGGTTATTTCTTTATCTCAaatcttttgttttttaattaaattgtTTATAGATTGTAACCAATTTTGGAAAAAATTGAGGGTTTAACTGTTAATTGATCCTAAATTTACCTTTTGAAAGCCTAATCAAACGATTAGTTGCTAACAGCCTATGCTTTGATCTTTAGAACACAGTTTATATGCTGTAATGTTTTGATCAACAATTCACTTATTAAATGATGAGAAACAATTGTGGGTGTATCGGAATAACTTTCGTCAAAACCATCCAAACAGGACCGTGATCACCCCTGATTAGTACGAGTATTTGACTACACATTTGTGTAAAAAGTTGCAATTTTATGAGACAGAAAGAATGATATTTACTTGCTATTTAAGTTCAGTCACTTCTATATTTCGTTACTTTGTGTATGAGTTTTTTTTCAGATATCGAATCGTGCATTAACATCTCTGGCAATGAGTCTCGGTAGTTTGTGCTAAAGGTGGTATTTATGACCCGTTTACTTATAAATGGGTTGATTTAGGCTACGTTTTATCGTGTCCATAGTTTTAAAAAACGGCTGAGGCGTGCGCCTCAAGGCGCGCCTCGAGGTGAAACGCCCAAAAAACGATTCTGAGGCGGGGTTATGTTGTATGtgcgcctcagaggggctgaggcgctaaaAAGGCTGCGCCTCAGGTGCGCCTTAGGGGTTTTTGAtacttgtttttgatgtttttgaatttttgtgtcaatttcaagcaatttatgtcttttttgtgtgtgtttttgatgaatttgatgatgaatttagttagtattattatttttataagatatacaatttttatatttattttttagttccacctcgggcttacgcctcggttcgcctcgaggcttacgcctcatgaggcgaagggaaaacaccccaaaactcgtttccgttcttttaaaccttgaTCGTGTCAGATGGTAAAAAAAGTTAGATAAAAATCATAAAACATGTCAAACGACAAGCGCACAAATTGCTTTATTTAAGAAGTTAGATTGACCGTAACAATATAGATTTTGTAACCATATTTAAAACACTACTTGCAAAAGGGCTTGCAGCCTAACGCTATCACGGTGTGTACTAATGGTGTTCTTCCCCGAGTGGCTGATAATTTTAGTCCCCACGGTGGACTGATATGTGTCATGCTACTATTACACTCGTGCAATAGTAGTTAATTGCTTTCAGTTAGGAGGATCTTGCATAAGTTATTTATATTATAGGTAGCGGGTCATGTTTAGTAGGATACTCCTTTTCTCTCTGAATTTTCTTTGGAGCGTGACCCCCTCTGAGGGTTGCCGTTTGCTAGGACCATGACATGTATGATTGTGTTTATTGTATTCTTATCGGGCTGGGCCTTGG encodes:
- the LOC110930606 gene encoding 50S ribosomal protein L3, chloroplastic; protein product: MSIVAGRITPINATMSPQFHRPSPTAILPLRLHKTHISLHCSNSSFLNPIRLSPVTRPTTRKPTSIQMSMEAGVGLMGTKLGMMTFFEPTGKVVPVTVIGFREGNVVTQVKTDETDGYNAVQIGYRRVRDKKLTKPEMGHLEKSGVIPLRHLQEFRLPSVDGFEPNQKLVLEELFKEGDLVDVSGTTIGKGFQGGIKRHNFKRGPMTHGSKSHRALGSIGAGTTPGRVYKGKKMPGQMGGTKTKIRKLKIVKIDTDLRVVMIKGAVPGKPGNLIRIAPAKIVGKNIPKN